From a single Maniola hyperantus chromosome 3, iAphHyp1.2, whole genome shotgun sequence genomic region:
- the LOC117996610 gene encoding protein claret segregational-like produces the protein MSRIPKYPAAVKENRPGLSNTRNMTRTIGGSLSEMDRKNLILNHTRPMRSASANTVPAPRTKRSATVPSTSVAEVPNKIAKVEKKTTAVAPRIAPYDYKARFNDLLEKHKAIKNELSELRDKHVEVSDEYEKVKETVEGNVAERDMLKEKLFSTSKDLRQKSVEYESLKIDHEIIKRENEDLLSKANLLEDVTNSLKLKSVEFDRLKMEFDDLSRRHKSLSEETEALRVLTDHLKKISVEHDKLQLDHKDALDIIRKTKTDTDALQNILAAMYTDQRALRNTVQDLKGNIRVYCRVRPPLQSEASKPLYNLNVLDACSIEVEKIELLNSARKGKSQHSFTFDGIFTCHSTQEDVFAEVSQMVQSALDGFNVCIFAYGQTGSGKTYTMEGGNEDEQYGIIPRAINMIFTCMKDLKRMGWDLTIKASFLEIYNEIIYDLLNSCKDQASRKDQPIHEIKMMNSKGTDLYVSNLKEEEVKSSHDFIRLMLSAQRNRQTAATINNERSSRSHSVAQIRITAVNEKRKEKFTSNLNLVDLAGSESGKTTQRMDETKHINRSLSDLGKVILSLQTNQSHIPYRNSKLTHLLMPSLGGNSKTLMLVNINQFDECFGETLNSLRFATKVNSCRATKAKKNLTQLVDF, from the coding sequence ATGTCGCGCATTCCGAAATACCCAGCGGCTGTTAAAGAAAACCGGCCAGGGTTGTCAAATACACGAAATATGACGAGGACAATTGGCGGCAGCCTTAGTGAGATGGATAGAAAGAACTTAATACTGAATCATACTAGACCAATGCGGAGTGCTTCGGCTAATACTGTCCCAGCTCCTCGCACTAAGAGATCAGCTACTGTACCCTCGACATCTGTAGCtgaggtacctaataaaatagcTAAAGTGGAAAAGAAAACTACAGCAGTAGCGCCTAGAATTGCTCCATATGATTACAAGGCAAGATTTAACGACTTGCTAGAGAAACACAAGGCAATAAAAAATGAGCTTAGTGAACTACGAGACAAGCATGTTGAAGTGTCTGATGAGTATGAAAAGGTTAAGGAAACAGTTGAAGGCAATGTAGCAGAGAGGGACATGTTGAAAGAAAAACTATTCAGCACTTCGAAAGATCTTAGACAGAAATCAGTTGAGTATGAAAGCTTAAAGATTGATCATGAAATCATAAAACGAGAAAATGAAGATCTGCTTAGTAAAGCTAACCTTCTGGAAGATGTCACAAATAGTTTGAAACTTAAGTCTGTAGAATTTGACAGACTTAAAATGGAGTTTGATGATTTATCGCGCCGTCATAAAAGTCTCAGTGAAGAGACTGAAGCATTGAGAGTTTTAACAGACCACCTCAAAAAAATATCTGTAGAACATGATAAATTGCAGTTGGACCACAAAGATGCACTTGACATTATAAGAAAAACTAAAACTGACACAGATGCATTGCAAAACATATTAGCTGCAATGTACACTGATCAAAGAGCTTTGAGAAATACTGTACAAGATCTGAAAGGAAATATTCGTGTGTATTGCAGGGTACGACCACCACTTCAATCAGAGGCATCAAAGCCCCTGTACAATCTAAATGTGCTTGACGCATGTTCCATAGAAGTGGAAAAAATTGAACTCCTCAATTCAGCCCGTAAAGGTAAATCTCAGCATTCATTCACTTTTGATGGCATTTTCACTTGTCATTCAACTCAGGAAGATGTGTTTGCTGAAGTTTCTCAAATGGTCCAGTCCGCTTTAGATGGCTTTAATGTGTGCATCTTTGCATACGGCCAAACTGGTTCCGGCAAGACTTACACGATGGAAGGTGGTAACGAAGATGAACAATATGGTATAATACCCAGGGCTATTAACATGATTTTCACTTGCATGAAGGATCTCAAGAGAATGGGTTGGGACCTAACTATAAAAGCTTCGTTTTTAGAAATTTACAACGAAATAATATATGATTTATTGAATTCATGTAAAGATCAAGCGAGTCGTAAAGATCAACCGATTCACGAAATCAAGATGATGAATTCTAAAGGCACTGACTTGTATGTTTCAAATttgaaagaagaagaagttaaGAGTTCTCACGACTTCATCAGGCTGATGTTATCTGCTCAACGTAACAGACAAACTGCTGCTACTATAAACAACGAGAGAAGCTCCAGGTCTCATTCAGTTGCACAGATTAGAATAACTGCTGTCAAtgagaaacgtaaggaaaagtTCACTAGTAACCTGAACCTAGTAGATTTAGCAGGTTCGGAAAGTGGGAAAACTACTCAGAGGATGGATGAAACAAAACATATCAATAGATCACTTTCTGATCTAGGCAAAGTGATCTTATCATTACAGACCAACCAGAGCCATATCCCATACAGAAATTCAAAACTTACTCATCTATTGATGCCGAGCCTTGGGGGTAACTCCAAAACCCTTATGTTGGTAAATATCAACCAATTTGATGAATGTTTCGGTGAGACTCTCAACTCCTTGAGGTTTGCCACAAAAGTAAACAGCTGCCGAGCAACCAAGGCAAAGAAAAATTTAACACAATTAGTTGACTTTTAA
- the LOC117996607 gene encoding 7SK snRNA methylphosphate capping enzyme bin3-like, giving the protein MGSSEENILTSGSINENENVENDAGDNSENDVADTTDPSLNTSVASNPSGNEGNTSKEGEISGAGTSKKTKKKFRHGKKDNLERSAVRRLHHTGTKFKQNKKRAQSIPSLSKYFLPTKRPRKETFIPPTKFLLGGNISDPLNLNSLQDENVNRAMNAVTPESSPLPTPPRHKAKIDVIIPPNIRDPLNLMEPLDNDEYEKRLEMQQRKPRKKPRIRRRTTETNANTNPSEPTVEVKPEKEEGIKEPLPPEPSTSKSRKRSCSDSDNSSLKGKDGKKLRRMDSLDKIVSPVVPQPGAWMRARPQPRAGAPERPASPHRTKLKSTSEEDQQAPTFHPKNSRYQYGNYDRYYGYRNLNAMMDIRLQVFEMHRHLFQNKDVLDIGCNVGHISIAVARTLGAKSVTGIDIDPVLIGRARKNLRSLIPVPSEQPKTEEDKKNDGDDKKSECDKCKDEKCEECTITDQKHDKEDDSKKNLTGRKLRKPRKNRKSIHKQEHGQCFFPMSMSLMFGPIGDPKTEVPTPVFPYNVSFKQGNYVPREDFAVGSMESPQFDLILCLSTTKWLHLNWGDAGLKRAFRRMFADLRPGGKLVLEAQNWASYKKKKRLTPTIYENFNSIELFPNKFREYLLSPEVGFSKCCILGVPQHASKGFRRPIQLYVKGDFTPSKARWSDAYAPSSHHKPEAEPPRRTVYAPVAPAYRPSDDAPSCGAVTPYSPNLDCSADDSPFYNPRSDSYAPSYQPPRPTVYATLPSPRGASPAASPAASPAPHAPPAPDPVSARGFPLLDD; this is encoded by the exons ATGGGTAGCTCAGaagaaaatatacttactagtGGTAGTATAAATGAAAATGAGAACGTCGAAAACGACGCTGGTGATAATTCGGAAAATGATGTTGCGGACACTACAGACCCATCTTTGAATACGAGTGTGGCATCTAATCCATCCGGAAACGAAGGCAACACCTCAAAAGAAGGCGAAATTTCTGGAGCAGGTACCTCaaagaaaacaaagaaaaaatttaGGCATGGGAAGAAGGATAACCTGGAGAGGAGCGCCGTGCGAAGGCTTCACCATACCGGcacaaaattcaaacaaaataagAAACGAGCACAAAGTATTCCTTCCTTATCTAAATACTTTCTTCCAACCAAAAGGCCACGCAAGGAAACTTTTATCCCACCTACGAAATTCCTTCTGGGTGGAAACATTTCTGATCCTCTAAACCTAAATAGCTTACAAGATGAAAACGTTAACAGAGCTATGAATGCAGTGACTCCTGAGTCTTCACCTCTGCCCACTCCCCCGAGGCACAAGGCTAAGATAGATGTTATAATCCCACCTAACATAAGAGATCCGCTCAATCTCATGGAGCCTTTGGATAATGATGAATATGAGAAAAGACTTGAAATGCAACAGCGCAAGCCAAGAAAAAAGCCAAGAATAAGACGTCGCACAACCGAGACAAATGCAAACACAAATCCAAGTGAACCCACAGTTGAGGTTAAGCCTGAAAAAGAGGAGGGGATTAAAGAGCCTCTCCCTCCAGAACCATCTACATCCAAGTCTCGGAAGAGGTCTTGCAGTGACAGTGACAACAGTTCATTGAAAGGTAAAGATGGCAAGAAGCTGAGGCGGATGGATTCCTTGGATAAAATAGTGAGTCCAGTGGTCCCCCAGCCTGGAGCATGGATGCGTGCCCGACCGCAGCCGCGGGCAGGGGCGCCGGAGCGCCCAGCCTCACCGCATCGAACTAAATTAAAGAGCACTTCTGAAGAAGATCAACAGGCACCAACATTTCATCCCAAAAACTCCAGATATCAATACGGAAATTATGATAG ATATTATGGCTATCGCAATTTGAATGCCATGATGGACATAAGACTTCAAGTGTTTGAAATGCACCGGCACCTATTTCAGAACAAAGATGTGTTGGACATTGGTTGCAACGTGGGCCACATCTCCATAGCGGTGGCTCGAACACTCGGTGCCAAATCTGTTACAGGAATCGACATTGATCCAGTACTCATTG GCAGGGCAAGGAAGAATCTTCGATCCTTAATTCCTGTCCCTTCAGAACAACCAAAGACAGAAGAAGACAAGAAAAATGATGGAGACGACAAGAAATCCGAATGTGATAAGTGTAAAGATGAGAAATGCGAGGAATGTACAATCACAGATCAAAAACATGATAAAGAAGATGATTCAAAGAAGAACTTGACTGGGAGGAAGTTACGAAAGCCGAGGAAGAATAGAAAGTCTATACATAAGCAAGAACATGGACAGTGTTTCTTTCCCATGTCAATGTCGCTTATGTTTGGCCCCATCGGAGATCCAAAGACTGAAGTACCAACTCCTGTTTTTCCATATAATGTCTCATTCAAACAG GGAAATTACGTCCCACGCGAAGACTTCGCGGTGGGCAGCATGGAGAGCCCGCAGTTCGACCTGATCCTGTGCCTGTCCACCACCAAGTGGCTGCACCTGAATTGGGGTGACGCGGGGCTGAAGCGCGCCTTCCGCCGCATGTTCGCCGACCTGCGCCCTGGGGGCAAGCTGGTGCTGGAGGCGCAGAACTGGGCCAGCTACAAGAAGAAGAAGCGACTAACT CCAACCATTTACGAGAATTTCAACTCGATCGAGTTATTCCCGAACAAGTTCAGAGAGTATCTCCTTTCGCCGGAGGTCGGGTTCAGCAAGTGCTGCATACTGGGAGTTCCGCAGCACGCAAGCAAGGGCTTCCGACGGCCCATACAGCTGTACGTGAAGGGCGACTTCACGCCGAGCAAGGCGCGATGGTCGGACGCATACGCGCCGTCTTCGCACCACAAGCCGGAGGCCGAGCCGCCGCGGCGGACGGTGTACGCGCCCGTGGCGCCCGCCTACCGGCCCAGCGACGACGCGCCCTCCTGCGGGGCCGTGACCCCCTACTCGCCGAACCTGGACTGCAGCGCGGACGACTCGCCGTTCTACAACCCGCGCAGCGACTCGTACGCGCCGTCGTACCAGCCGCCGCGGCCCACGGTGTACGCCACGCTGCCGTCGCCGCGCGGCGCGTCGCCCGCCGCGTCGCCGGCCGCGTCGCCCGCGCCgcacgcgccgcccgcgcccgacCCCGTCTCAGCGCGCGGCTTCCCGCTGCTCGACGACTGA